One Odocoileus virginianus isolate 20LAN1187 ecotype Illinois chromosome 4, Ovbor_1.2, whole genome shotgun sequence DNA segment encodes these proteins:
- the LOC110146876 gene encoding keratin-associated protein 10-8-like gives MAASALSVCSSDLSYDSRICLPGSYDSCTGSSWQVDDCPESCCEPSCCAPSCCTPAPRLTLLCAPVSCESSPCCQPVCSSSCLASCCQTSSCQPSCCTSSPCQQACCEPVCCRPVCCTPVCCTPVCCRPVCCRPVCCRPVCCKPVCCEPVCCRPVCCEASPCSAPSSCCRPSSSVSLLCRPVCRPACCVPAASCQPNCCRPASSVSLLCRPVCRPACCVSASAPEPCC, from the coding sequence atgGCCGCCTCCGCATTGTCCGTCTGTTCCAGCGACCTGAGCTACGACAGCCGGATCTGCCTGCCCGGGTCCTATGACTCCTGCACCGGCTCCTCCTGGCAGGTGGACGACTGTCCAGAGAGCTGCTGCGAGCCCTCCTGCTGTGCCCCCAGCTGCTGCACCCCGGCCCCCCGCCTGACCCTCCTCTGCGCCCCAGTGAGCTGCGAGTCCAGCCCCTGCTGCCAGCCAGTCTGCAGCAGCTCCTGCCTGGCCTCATGCTGCCAGACGTCTAGCTGCCAGCCCTCCTGCTGCACCTCCTCCCCCTGCCAGCAGGCCTGCTGTGAGCCCGTCTGCTGCAGGCCCGTCTGCTGCACGCCTGTCTGCTGCACTCCTGTCTGCTGCAGGCCTGTCTGCTGCAGGCCCGTCTGCTGCAGGCCTGTCTGCTGCAAGCCCGTCTGCTGTGAGCCCGTCTGCTGCAGGCCCGTGTGCTGTGAGGCCTCCCCCTGCTCAGCCCCCTCCTCCTGCTGCAGACCCTCCTCCTCCGTGTCCCTGCTCTGCCGGCCCGTGTGCCGCCCCGCCTGCTGCGTGCCCGCCGCCTCCTGCCAGCCCAACTGCTGCCGCCCGGCCTCCTCTGTGTCCTTGCTTTGCCGCCCCGTGTGCCGCCCCGCCTGTTGCGTCTCTGCCTCGGCCCCGGAGCCCTGCTGCTGA
- the LOC110146877 gene encoding keratin-associated protein 12-2-like, whose translation MCHTSYSSGCQAACVPSSCQPSCSTSSPCQPTYFTSSPCQATCVPVSYRPAIRLPVTYTGRPTLCVTPSSQSSVFLPVSYRPAVYVAPSCQSSGCYQPSRPTLVCRPVSCSTPSCL comes from the coding sequence ATGTGCCACACCAGCTACTCCTCAGGCTGCCAGGCTGCCTGCGTGCCCAGCTCCTGCCAGCCATCCTGCAGCACGTCAAGCCCCTGCCAACCAACCTACTTCACGTCCAGCCCCTGCCAGGCGACCTGTGTGCCCGTGAGTTACAGGCCAGCCATACGCCTGCCAGTGACCTACACTGGAAGACCCACCCTGTGTGTGACTCCTTCCTCCCAGTCCTCTGTGTTCCTGCCTGTGAGCTACAGGCCGGCAGTGTATGTGGCCCCCTCCTGCCAGTCCTCAGGGTGCTACCAGCCCTCCCGCCCCACGCTGGTCTGCAGACCCGTCTCCTGTAGCACCCCTTCCTGCTTGTGA